The Bifidobacterium eulemuris genome includes a window with the following:
- a CDS encoding beta-galactosidase has protein sequence MSPTQRTNRQPSDPNRDRSVLFGASYYAEYRPRYIDDDTDRLESDMSLMEQAGMNVIRVGESVWSHWEPEDGRFDLDWLEPVLDAAARHGICAIIGVPTYAVPLWLARKYPEIGLRDMHDHATAFGGREEASMSHPAFRWYAERIIRAIVTRYRDHGAVIGWQLHNEPGIAQNRTNDAFEGFKDWLRHRYGTVEELNRQWGTAYWSHELSTWDDLWRPEGNAQPQYDIEWHIYQASLAEESLAWERAAIDGLRRPDQFVTVNIAIGRYALDEGRVPDLLDVASADPYIHMGDGLRLPGNTTIDSSWITSGAVAPSLLGDRMFSFKQAPFMVAETNGGPIDGPARHYPGYHGQWRQVGWQFVARGARMISYWPWQQIHFGTETFWGGILPHDMTPGRVYQEVSVLGRELARAGARVTGLEPDADIAMVYSVRSRWALTQQPHTCAGEIPYNPAAYDELFRAFYDGAVRSGRQVRIVQDTQLVDMDADAARFGLTAGSDAALDMASAFRTAPCDFAAAHPVLVAAGLYVATDAMLEWLRSYVVAGGHLIIGPRTGYADGLARARTQSKPSRLEDLAGAGYQESWNLDAPITLHARTDDDAGFRLREGSQATIWLDSLVQSGEPTDRHALAGIDPADNPHFAQYPVITSNALASGRVTMVATVPNTALAASIYDFALPGSPWSHALFDHPTVTHSSAVNEDGERIHWLFNWSWNPVCLDLPDPLARWDDGERTSTVTLGAWDVAMFVE, from the coding sequence ATGTCCCCGACGCAACGCACAAACCGACAGCCCTCCGATCCGAACCGCGACCGATCGGTGCTGTTCGGCGCATCTTACTACGCGGAATACCGCCCGCGGTATATCGACGACGACACCGATCGGCTCGAATCGGATATGTCCCTTATGGAACAAGCCGGCATGAACGTGATCCGCGTGGGCGAAAGCGTCTGGTCCCACTGGGAGCCCGAGGACGGCCGCTTCGATCTCGACTGGCTCGAACCGGTGCTCGATGCCGCGGCGAGACACGGCATCTGTGCCATCATCGGAGTGCCCACCTATGCGGTTCCCCTGTGGCTGGCGCGCAAATACCCGGAGATCGGCCTGCGCGACATGCACGACCATGCCACGGCGTTCGGAGGCCGCGAGGAGGCCAGCATGAGCCATCCCGCGTTCCGCTGGTACGCGGAGCGTATCATCCGCGCCATCGTCACCCGGTATCGCGACCACGGCGCGGTGATCGGCTGGCAGCTGCATAACGAGCCTGGTATCGCGCAGAACCGCACCAACGACGCCTTCGAGGGATTCAAGGACTGGCTGCGGCACCGTTACGGCACGGTCGAGGAGCTCAACCGCCAATGGGGCACCGCGTATTGGTCGCACGAGTTGAGCACGTGGGACGACCTGTGGCGACCCGAGGGCAACGCGCAGCCGCAGTACGATATCGAATGGCATATCTACCAGGCGTCGCTGGCCGAGGAATCCCTGGCATGGGAACGCGCCGCCATCGACGGGCTCCGCAGGCCCGACCAGTTCGTCACGGTGAACATCGCCATAGGACGCTACGCCTTGGACGAGGGCAGGGTTCCCGACCTGCTGGACGTCGCCTCGGCCGATCCGTACATCCATATGGGCGACGGTCTGCGGCTTCCCGGGAACACGACGATCGATTCCTCGTGGATCACGTCGGGCGCCGTCGCGCCGTCGCTGCTCGGCGACCGCATGTTCTCGTTCAAACAGGCGCCGTTCATGGTCGCGGAGACCAACGGCGGCCCCATCGACGGTCCCGCCCGCCATTACCCCGGATATCACGGGCAGTGGCGGCAGGTCGGATGGCAGTTCGTCGCCCGCGGCGCGAGGATGATCTCGTACTGGCCTTGGCAGCAAATCCATTTCGGCACCGAGACCTTCTGGGGAGGCATCCTGCCCCACGACATGACGCCGGGACGCGTCTACCAGGAGGTCTCCGTGCTGGGACGCGAGCTTGCGCGGGCGGGGGCGCGGGTCACGGGACTCGAGCCCGACGCGGATATCGCCATGGTCTATTCGGTGCGTTCGCGCTGGGCGCTGACCCAGCAGCCCCACACCTGCGCAGGAGAGATCCCCTACAATCCCGCGGCCTATGATGAGCTGTTCCGCGCGTTCTACGACGGTGCCGTACGCTCGGGCCGTCAGGTCCGCATCGTGCAGGACACGCAGCTGGTCGATATGGACGCCGACGCGGCGCGCTTCGGATTGACCGCCGGAAGCGATGCCGCCTTGGACATGGCGTCCGCGTTCCGCACAGCGCCGTGCGACTTCGCCGCCGCGCATCCGGTGTTGGTGGCCGCCGGTCTGTATGTCGCCACGGACGCGATGCTGGAATGGCTGCGATCCTACGTGGTGGCCGGAGGGCATCTCATCATCGGACCACGCACCGGCTACGCCGATGGGCTCGCGCGCGCCCGGACGCAATCCAAGCCAAGCCGGCTCGAGGATCTGGCGGGCGCGGGGTATCAGGAATCATGGAATCTCGACGCTCCCATCACACTGCACGCACGCACGGACGATGACGCCGGGTTCCGTCTGCGCGAAGGCTCGCAGGCCACCATATGGCTCGACAGCCTTGTCCAAAGCGGCGAACCGACGGACCGTCACGCCCTGGCCGGCATCGATCCGGCCGACAACCCGCATTTCGCCCAATATCCGGTGATCACCAGCAACGCGCTCGCATCGGGACGCGTGACGATGGTGGCGACGGTGCCGAACACGGCTCTGGCGGCCTCGATCTACGACTTCGCACTGCCGGGCTCCCCTTGGTCACACGCCCTGTTCGACCATCCGACCGTCACGCATTCCTCCGCCGTCAACGAGGACGGCGAGCGCATCCACTGGTTGTTCAACTGGTCATGGAATCCCGTCTGTCTCGACCTGCCCGACCCGCTTGCGCGGTGGGATGACGGGGAGAGGACTTCCACCGTGACGCTTGGCGCCTGGGATGTCGCCATGTTCGTCGAATAA
- a CDS encoding AraC family transcriptional regulator encodes MKPAEKLVAADRSDFMTNTPSAVARRTFAHVVWIGDYVYQAGYRQSRSSFESYLIMVVLHGGLDVWCDDGTADGCHARAGAGQFVVLDCRPPHSYGTDEETELLWVHCDGPMVKGYVDLIVGAGHPRMTPVVELRDPTYAIARLRALVDSFISGPRLSEARVGRLLVDVLTECADARLSEIRDDSSRAVAAAQDAVDYIASHLDADLRVEDLAERAFMSKSQFTAAFRKVTGLSPHAYVLEARMRTASYLLTRTDRPIGHIMRACGYADASVFGAAFRKRMGQSPREYRKATRQNL; translated from the coding sequence ATGAAGCCGGCGGAGAAGCTTGTGGCGGCGGATCGGTCCGATTTCATGACGAACACGCCCAGCGCCGTGGCCCGCCGGACGTTCGCGCATGTGGTATGGATCGGCGACTACGTGTATCAGGCGGGGTATCGGCAATCCCGCAGTTCGTTCGAGAGCTATCTGATCATGGTGGTGCTGCACGGCGGCCTTGATGTGTGGTGCGACGACGGCACCGCGGACGGCTGTCACGCGAGGGCCGGCGCGGGCCAGTTCGTGGTCCTGGACTGTCGCCCGCCGCATTCCTACGGCACCGACGAGGAGACGGAGCTGCTCTGGGTGCACTGCGATGGGCCGATGGTCAAAGGCTATGTCGATCTCATCGTCGGCGCGGGCCATCCGCGTATGACGCCGGTCGTCGAGCTGCGCGACCCCACCTATGCGATAGCGAGACTGCGGGCTCTGGTGGATTCGTTCATATCGGGGCCCCGTCTTTCCGAGGCCCGCGTCGGCAGGCTTCTTGTGGATGTTCTCACCGAATGCGCGGACGCGCGGTTGAGCGAGATTCGCGACGATTCCTCGCGTGCGGTCGCCGCCGCGCAGGACGCGGTCGATTACATCGCCTCCCATCTCGACGCCGACCTGAGGGTCGAGGATTTGGCGGAACGGGCGTTCATGAGTAAAAGCCAATTCACCGCGGCGTTCCGAAAGGTCACCGGACTCTCTCCCCATGCCTATGTGTTGGAGGCTCGCATGCGGACGGCCAGCTACCTGCTGACGCGCACCGACCGTCCGATCGGGCATATCATGCGCGCGTGCGGATACGCGGACGCGTCGGTGTTCGGCGCCGCGTTCAGGAAACGAATGGGGCAGAGCCCTCGGGAATACCGTAAGGCAACGCGTCAAAATCTATAG